In Streptomyces alboniger, the following are encoded in one genomic region:
- the htpG gene encoding molecular chaperone HtpG, with translation MSTETLEFQAEARQLLELMVHSIYSNKDIFLRELISNASDALDKRRLAGLKDDSLKTDDPHIEIEADKEARTLTVRDNGIGMTRDEVVGLIGTIARSGTAETLRRLKENKESAELIGQFGVGFYSVFMVADKVTLLTRKAGEATGVRWESDGDGTYTIETVEDVPVGTSIRVHLRPADEEDALYDYTDEAKIRQIVKRYSDFISFPVRMGESTLNSMKALWARPRSEVSEEEYREFYRHISHDWTDPLDIIQMRAEGTFEYEALLFLPSRAPHDLYQRDARHGLQLYVKRVFILDDSRELLPDHLRFVKGVVDAADLSLNISREILQQDRHIQLIRRRLAKKILASIKDLMSKDAEKYRTFWREFGPAVKEGLLDGTEDHKAILDIASFASTAGDEPTTLADYLARMPEGQDKIYFMTGDSRAQIENSPHMEAFRAKGYEVLLLTDRVDEIWVEAVHDYAGTEFQSITRGAVDLPSEEEPSPEQAEAYAAVLTWLNDTLDDVKEVRLTTRLTSSPACLVSDTDGLTPALEKMYKAMGQDLPSVKRILELNPKHPLVSAVRAAHEKRPDDPELSGTAELLYGTALLAEGGELADPARFAALLADRLSKTV, from the coding sequence ATGAGTACCGAGACGCTGGAGTTTCAGGCCGAGGCACGGCAGTTGCTGGAGCTGATGGTCCACTCGATCTACTCGAACAAGGACATCTTCCTTCGCGAGCTCATCTCCAACGCCTCCGACGCCCTGGACAAACGGCGCCTGGCCGGCCTGAAGGACGACAGCCTCAAGACGGACGACCCGCACATCGAGATCGAGGCCGACAAGGAGGCCCGCACGCTGACCGTGCGGGACAACGGCATCGGCATGACGCGTGACGAGGTCGTGGGGCTGATCGGCACCATCGCCAGATCCGGCACGGCCGAGACGCTGCGCCGGCTCAAGGAGAACAAGGAATCGGCCGAGTTGATCGGCCAGTTCGGCGTCGGCTTCTACTCCGTCTTCATGGTCGCCGACAAGGTCACCCTGCTCACCCGCAAGGCCGGTGAGGCGACGGGGGTGCGCTGGGAGTCGGACGGCGACGGCACGTACACGATCGAGACCGTCGAGGACGTGCCCGTGGGCACGTCGATCCGCGTGCACCTGCGGCCCGCCGACGAGGAGGACGCGCTCTACGACTACACCGACGAAGCGAAGATCCGGCAGATCGTCAAGCGGTACTCGGACTTCATCTCCTTCCCCGTCCGGATGGGGGAGAGCACCCTCAACTCGATGAAGGCGCTCTGGGCCCGCCCGCGCTCCGAGGTGAGCGAGGAGGAGTACCGGGAGTTCTACCGGCACATCAGCCACGACTGGACGGACCCGCTCGACATCATCCAGATGCGGGCCGAGGGCACCTTCGAGTACGAGGCCCTGCTGTTCCTGCCCTCGCGCGCCCCGCACGACCTCTACCAGCGGGACGCCCGCCACGGCCTTCAGCTGTACGTCAAGCGCGTGTTCATCCTGGACGACAGCCGCGAACTCCTGCCCGACCACCTGCGCTTCGTCAAGGGCGTCGTGGACGCCGCCGACCTGTCGCTGAACATCTCCCGCGAGATCCTCCAGCAGGACCGGCACATCCAGCTCATCCGCCGCCGGCTGGCGAAGAAGATCCTGGCGTCCATCAAGGACCTGATGAGCAAGGACGCCGAGAAGTACCGCACGTTCTGGCGCGAGTTCGGGCCCGCCGTCAAGGAGGGGCTCCTCGACGGGACGGAGGACCACAAGGCGATCCTCGACATCGCCTCCTTCGCCTCCACCGCGGGCGACGAGCCCACCACCCTGGCCGACTACCTCGCCCGGATGCCGGAGGGCCAGGACAAGATCTACTTCATGACCGGCGACAGCCGCGCACAGATCGAGAACTCCCCGCACATGGAGGCGTTCCGGGCCAAGGGGTACGAGGTCCTGCTGCTCACCGACCGGGTCGACGAGATCTGGGTCGAGGCGGTCCACGACTACGCGGGCACGGAGTTCCAGTCCATCACCCGCGGCGCGGTGGACCTGCCCTCGGAGGAGGAGCCCTCGCCGGAGCAGGCCGAGGCCTACGCGGCCGTGCTGACCTGGCTCAACGACACGCTCGACGACGTCAAGGAGGTGCGTCTGACGACCCGGCTCACCAGCTCACCGGCGTGCCTGGTCAGCGACACCGACGGCCTCACGCCGGCCCTGGAGAAGATGTACAAGGCGATGGGCCAGGATCTTCCGTCGGTCAAGCGCATCCTCGAACTGAACCCGAAGCATCCGCTGGTCAGCGCGGTCAGGGCGGCTCATGAGAAGCGGCCCGACGATCCGGAGCTGAGCGGGACGGCCGAGCTGCTGTACGGCACCGCCCTGCTCGCCGAAGGCGGCGAGCTGGCCGACCCGGCACGCTTCGCCGCCCTGCTCGCCGACCGCCTCAGCAAGACGGTCTGA
- a CDS encoding SDR family NAD(P)-dependent oxidoreductase, translating into MRGHQKITVVTGGSRGIGAAICRRLAVEGHDVVVGYRSDEAAARAVTAEVESAGRRALAVAVDTADEHDVAALFEAAAALGPVTGLVNNAGVSGPNGRLADADPAGMRAALEVNLLGYLLCARQAVRAMTASGGGCVVNVSSAAATLGSPGQYVHYAAAKAAVDALTVGLSKEVAADGIRVNCVAPGTVWTDFHEDPQRPAKVAENIPMRRAGHPDEIAGAVAWLLSDDASYATGAVLRVAGGM; encoded by the coding sequence ATGCGAGGACACCAGAAGATCACCGTCGTCACGGGTGGCAGCCGGGGCATCGGTGCCGCGATCTGCCGCCGGCTCGCGGTGGAGGGCCACGACGTCGTGGTCGGCTACCGCTCGGACGAGGCGGCGGCCCGCGCCGTCACTGCCGAGGTCGAGTCGGCCGGCCGGCGTGCCCTGGCCGTCGCCGTGGACACCGCCGACGAACACGACGTCGCCGCGCTCTTCGAGGCCGCGGCCGCGCTCGGGCCGGTCACCGGCCTGGTGAACAACGCGGGAGTGAGCGGCCCCAACGGGCGCCTCGCCGACGCCGACCCCGCCGGAATGCGGGCCGCCCTGGAGGTCAACCTGCTCGGCTACCTGCTCTGCGCGCGCCAGGCCGTCCGCGCGATGACCGCGTCCGGCGGCGGCTGCGTCGTCAACGTCTCCTCGGCCGCGGCGACGCTCGGCAGCCCGGGGCAGTACGTGCACTACGCCGCCGCGAAGGCCGCGGTCGACGCCTTGACGGTGGGCCTGTCGAAGGAGGTCGCCGCCGACGGCATCCGGGTCAACTGCGTGGCCCCCGGCACGGTGTGGACCGACTTCCACGAAGATCCGCAGCGGCCCGCCAAGGTGGCCGAGAACATCCCGATGCGGCGTGCGGGCCACCCGGACGAGATCGCCGGCGCCGTCGCGTGGCTGCTGTCCGACGACGCCTCGTACGCCACGGGGGCGGTGCTGCGGGTAGCCGGGGGGATGTAG
- a CDS encoding GNAT family N-acetyltransferase, translated as MLVTDTLRTVDDIPSPEWDAFTRASDIDSARGFLQFREYLEPGESLLLTVRSAGRLTAALRGVVAVPESGLTSDPWKFLGSEAVLRLDDNDSEQTGKALRRARSALVRGTGSDSRLPLWQELTRRVGPCLVIREFDRSELLYAPEADEVQQADLAARLVRAAQSTAADKGAGAVVFPYVSPADTVLRATLTAAGFRRGTLTGASRIETAGFDSYEEYVAALPSRRRRLYRTEEQSLAASDHLTSGEADLAQHAARVAELEANTLVKHGGIADAEAIRLARITLADRLPDAVRVPVVRRDGETVACAMHLLGRKSVVFMTYGCDYAVEDRGAAYPWAAFYHPVRTAIAHRLDGVRLGFEGFEAKTRRGAVVEPRETWAWTPDADALRRLGELLDLVDGRNSAYLSRFPQATADRGQGETRS; from the coding sequence CGTTCACCCGCGCTTCGGACATCGACTCCGCACGAGGCTTCCTACAGTTCCGGGAGTACCTCGAGCCCGGCGAGAGCCTGCTGCTCACCGTCCGCTCGGCGGGCCGGCTCACGGCGGCCCTCAGAGGCGTCGTGGCGGTACCGGAAAGCGGACTGACCAGTGACCCCTGGAAGTTCCTAGGCAGTGAGGCCGTCCTGCGCCTGGACGACAACGACAGCGAGCAGACCGGCAAGGCCCTGCGCCGCGCCCGGAGCGCGCTCGTCCGCGGCACCGGGTCCGACTCGCGCCTGCCGTTGTGGCAGGAGCTGACCCGGCGCGTCGGCCCGTGCCTCGTGATCCGGGAGTTCGACCGCAGCGAGCTGCTGTACGCCCCCGAAGCCGACGAAGTCCAACAGGCCGACCTCGCCGCGCGGTTGGTGCGCGCCGCCCAGTCCACCGCGGCCGACAAGGGCGCGGGCGCCGTCGTCTTCCCCTACGTCAGCCCCGCGGACACGGTGCTGCGCGCCACCCTCACCGCGGCCGGATTCCGCCGGGGGACGCTGACGGGCGCCTCGCGGATCGAGACCGCGGGCTTTGACAGCTACGAGGAGTATGTGGCGGCGCTGCCCAGCCGACGCCGCCGTCTGTACCGCACGGAGGAGCAGAGCCTCGCCGCATCGGACCACTTGACCTCCGGGGAGGCCGACCTCGCCCAGCACGCGGCGCGCGTCGCCGAGCTGGAGGCCAACACGCTCGTCAAGCACGGCGGCATCGCCGACGCGGAGGCGATACGCCTCGCCAGGATCACGCTGGCCGACCGGCTGCCCGACGCGGTCCGCGTCCCCGTCGTCCGGCGCGACGGCGAGACCGTCGCCTGCGCCATGCACCTGCTGGGCCGCAAAAGCGTCGTCTTCATGACCTACGGCTGCGACTACGCCGTCGAGGACCGCGGTGCCGCCTACCCCTGGGCGGCCTTCTACCACCCCGTTCGCACCGCCATCGCCCATCGGCTCGACGGGGTGCGCCTGGGCTTCGAAGGATTCGAGGCCAAGACCCGCAGGGGAGCGGTGGTGGAACCCCGGGAGACCTGGGCCTGGACGCCGGACGCCGACGCCCTGCGGCGGCTCGGCGAACTGCTCGACCTCGTCGACGGCCGCAATAGCGCCTACCTGAGCCGGTTCCCGCAGGCGACCGCCGACCGCGGCCAAGGGGAGACCCGGTCATGA
- a CDS encoding MFS transporter gives MTGTQTVDDPGRRTARANRFLLLTLALGAFSIGTDSLIISGLLDHIVADLHVSTAAAGQLISVFALLYAVSAPVLAALTARFDRKRLLLAALWIFVAANLLGAVAPTYPMLMASRVVAALGAGLYLPCAMVVAVGISSPERRGRAIATVAGGMSAATALGIPLGTLVGAVGHWRMTLVLVAVLSAAAALALVPGLPRVPSPAGVTLVQRLKAATHPQVLSALVTNTLACAGEFVLFIYIAPLAMGLTGVGAAGVSAFLLVWGVAAMAGSTAGGRASDAWGGQRAYTTAVAVLLAGLCAMVLLSLGQPQARWAALSVFGVLLAVISVASWALPTAQNHRIASLDIPEPTVALSLNGSSSYLGLAIGGAVGGLALAGGSLTALTATAAAFEVLALIALGLSALTTSRTGPDVR, from the coding sequence ATGACCGGCACACAGACCGTCGACGACCCCGGCCGCCGGACGGCCCGCGCCAACAGATTCCTCCTGCTCACCCTCGCGCTCGGCGCGTTCAGCATCGGCACCGACAGCCTCATCATCAGCGGGCTGCTCGACCACATCGTGGCCGACCTCCACGTCTCCACCGCCGCCGCCGGCCAGCTGATCAGCGTCTTCGCCCTGTTGTACGCGGTCTCGGCACCGGTGCTCGCCGCGCTCACCGCCAGGTTCGACCGCAAGCGGCTCCTGCTCGCCGCACTGTGGATCTTCGTCGCCGCCAACCTCCTTGGCGCCGTGGCCCCCACGTACCCGATGTTGATGGCATCGAGGGTCGTGGCCGCTCTCGGGGCGGGGCTCTACCTGCCCTGCGCCATGGTGGTCGCGGTGGGCATCAGCTCGCCCGAGCGGCGGGGGAGGGCCATCGCCACGGTCGCCGGAGGCATGTCCGCCGCGACCGCCCTGGGCATTCCGCTCGGCACACTGGTGGGCGCGGTCGGGCACTGGCGCATGACGCTCGTCCTGGTCGCCGTCCTGTCGGCCGCGGCCGCACTCGCCCTGGTCCCCGGGCTGCCGCGCGTGCCGTCGCCGGCCGGGGTGACGCTCGTACAGCGGCTGAAGGCGGCGACGCACCCGCAGGTGCTCTCCGCGCTGGTGACCAACACGCTCGCCTGCGCGGGCGAGTTCGTCCTCTTCATCTACATCGCGCCCCTCGCGATGGGTCTCACCGGCGTCGGCGCGGCCGGCGTGAGCGCGTTCCTGCTGGTGTGGGGCGTCGCCGCCATGGCCGGCAGCACGGCGGGCGGCCGCGCCTCGGACGCGTGGGGCGGGCAGCGCGCGTACACCACGGCGGTGGCGGTGCTCCTCGCCGGGCTGTGCGCCATGGTCCTCCTGAGCCTCGGACAGCCGCAGGCCCGATGGGCCGCCCTGAGCGTGTTCGGCGTGCTGCTCGCGGTGATCAGTGTCGCCTCGTGGGCCCTGCCCACCGCGCAGAACCACCGCATCGCGAGCCTGGACATCCCCGAACCCACGGTGGCCCTCTCCCTCAACGGATCCTCGTCCTATCTGGGTCTGGCGATCGGTGGCGCCGTGGGCGGGCTCGCCCTGGCAGGAGGCTCCCTGACGGCACTCACCGCGACCGCGGCCGCGTTCGAGGTGCTCGCGCTCATCGCCCTCGGCCTCTCGGCACTCACCACCAGCAGGACCGGGCCTGATGTGCGGTAA